GCCCGGCTTCCTTGATGCGCTCGCCGAGCGTATCGGTCATGGCCTTGATCTTGCCGTAGTTCTCGCCCACCACCAGAAAGTCGCTGACGTGCAGCGTGCCTTCCTGAACCATCACGGTGGCCAGCACTCCGGCCTGCTTGTCGACCTTGCTCTCGATGATCACGCCCGCGAACTCGCCTTTGGGATCGGCCCGCAGGTCTTCGAGTTCGGCGGTGAGGCTGATGTATTCCAGCAGGTCCTCGACGCCCTCGCCGGTCTTGGCGCTCACCGGCACGACCACCGTGTCGCCGCCGTACTCTTCCGGCACGAGGTTGAGCTGGGTCAGATCGGTCTTGACCCGTTCCACGTCGGCCTGCGGCAAGTCTATTTTGTTGATGGCGACGATCAAAGGAATCTTGGCGGCCTGGGCGTGCGCCACCGCCTCGCGGGTCTGCGGCATGATCGAGTCGTCGGCGGCCACCACGATGATGGCGATGTCGGCGACGTTGGCTCCACGCGCCCGGATGGTGGTGAAGGCCTCGTGACCCGGCGTGTCGATGAAGACGATCTTGCCCTTGCTGGTCTGGGCCTCGAAGGCACCGACGTGCTGGGTGATGCCGCCCGCTTCCTTGGCCGCCACCTTGGTCTTGCGGATGTAGTCGAGCAAAGAAGTCTTGCCGTGATCGACGTGTCCCATGATGGTCACCACAGGTGCGCGGTGAGGCAAGCCTGCGTCGGGCGCGGCGGCAGTCTCTTCGCCTGCTGCGGGACGCTCGGCCACCGCGACAGGGGCGGAGGGCGCGGCGTTCTGCATCTGAGACTGGGCTGTGCCCTCCGCTCCACTCTCAGTGCCGCCCGCTGCGGCCTGGCCCTGCTCCTCGGCCACCAGGCCCTTGATGGTCTCCACGATGTCTTCTTCGAGGGTGCTGCTGATACTCTTGTACTGCACGCCCAGATCGTCGAGCATGGCCAGCATTCTATGGTTGTCCACGTTCAGATCTTTGGCAAGGGTATAAATTCTGACTTTTGACATGTCCTCACCTCCGGGTGAGTCGGCGGCCTCTGCCGTGAGCGATCAAAGCAGCTCATGACGGGGCAGCGGATATAGAAAAGGAAGGGGTTAATTCATAGCGCTCTTGGAGTTCTGAACAGAGTGAGGTGGCCTGCAGGCCGAAGGCCCGCCTGAGTTTCTTCTCGGCCCAGCAGCCCGGTGTATCGGCGCAGACATAAGCGCCCCGGCCAGCTTTGATGGCCTGGCCCACCACCCTCCAGCCCGACGCTGTGCGGACGAGCCGCACGAACTGCGCCTGGGGGCGCTTCTTGCGGCAGGCCACGCAACTGCGCTCCGGCACATGCCGGGTCAGTGGGGGAAGAGGGGTCAGGTCGGGCATAGGCACGGCTTACTCTCCCAGGTTGGCGTCGTCGGGCGAGGCGGTGGCCACCGATTTGCTGTCACGAAACAGCGCGTCGAAGGCGGCCTGCTGGCTGCTCGACACGTCGCGCCCTGCTTCGCCTTCCTGCATGGCCTGCTGCATGGCGGCGTCGAGGTCGCTGATGGCCTGGGTTTCGCGCAGATCGATCTTGAAGCCGGTGAGCTTGGCGGCCAGCCGCACGTTCTGCCCGCCCTTGCCGATGGCCAGCGAGAGCTGATCGGGCGTCACCGTCACGGTGGCTTCTCCCCGGTCACTGCTGATCTCGATCAGACCCACCTTGGCGGGCGACAGGGCGTTGCGGATAAATTCGCGCGGGGTCGCGTCCCACAAGATCACGTCCACCCGCTCGCGCCCGAGCTCGCCGGTCACGGCCTGGATGCGGTTGCCACGGTGCCCGATGCACGCGCCGATGGGGTCGACGTTGGAGTTGGTGCTGTAGACGGCCACCTTGCTGCGCTGTCCGGCCTCGCGGGCAATCGCCTTGACTTCCACGATGCCGTTGGCGACCTCGGGAATTTCCTGCCTGAGCAGGTAATCGAGCAGGCGCTCGTCAGCGCGGCTGGCCAGGATGGTCGGTCCCTTGGGCGTCTTGCGGACTTCCTTGAGGTAGACCTTGACGCGGTTGCCGTTGAGCAGCCGCTCGCCGGGAATCTGCTCGCGCGGCGGCATGATCGCCTCGCCCGAGCCGAGCTCGACAAAGTAGTTCTGCTTGTTGTCCATCCTCACCACCGTGGCGTTGATGACCTGGCCTTCCTTGTCCTTGTACTCGTTGTATACGACGTTGCGCTCGGTTTCGCGCATCTTCTGGGTCAGGGTCTGCTTGGCGGCTTGCAGGGCGATGCGCGAGAACTGCTCACGGTCCACCGGGAATTCCATCTCCATGCCGAGTTCCACTTCGGGATCGAGTTCCAGGGCGTCGGCCAGCGAGATCTGAAGATTCTCGTCCTCGACCTTCTCGACGACCTCACGCACGATCAGCACTTCAAGGTCGCCCGAATCTGGGTCAAGGTGAACTTCAATGCGCTTGTCGGGTTCGACGTTGCGGGTGTAGGCCTGGGCGAGTGACTGCTCGAAGGCTTCGATCAGTTGCAGCTCGTTGATGTTGCGCGCCGCCGCCACGTCGCGCAGCGCCTCGGCAAAATTGACTTCTGGTTGGGTCATCTCACTTCCTTTTCTTGAGTGATGAGGGCTGGGCTGAATCCACCCGGTTCATTCTCCTGGCTGCGGGAAAACTACCGGTGTTCCGGCGGAAACTCGGCCAGGTTGCCCTGGAACTGCCCAACGGTCAGCGTCACGTCCTCGCCCAGCACGTCGAAGGTCACCTGCTCACCGTCGACCGCCTTGATGGGCGCGGTAAAGGCGTGGCCCTCGCCGCGCACGCGGGTCAGCAGGCCCAGCATCCGCTCGTAGTGGCGGCTGCGAATCAGCGGGCGTTTGCTGCCGGGCGATTCCAGTTCCAGGCGGTACTCTTCCTTGATCGGGTCGAGCGTGTCGAGTTCTGCACCGAATGCGCGGCTGGCGGCTTCCAGGTCTTCGACTGCGACGGGCTGTTCGTCCAGCCGGTCGATGCGCACCAACAGGGTGGGATGGCGGCCCGGATTCTGAAGCTGAACGTCCAGCACTTCGAGTCCGAGGGGGGTCAGCACGCGGCTTGCGATGGTTGTCAGGTTGTCGGTTTTGGTTGTCATAAGTTGTTCCCACCTCACGCGGCGGGCGATTCACCACCTCTCTCATGGGCAAGGGGTGGGTCACCTCACCCACCCCCGCCGACGAGGACTTTACAAACAGCAGTATAGCCCACCGAGTGAGGCGGGGCACGGGGCGGCGTCACCTTCAGCAGCCCGCCGTATGAGATGACAGGCCAGCACCTCAGGTAAGTTCGCCTGCCATTTGCCCCGAGTCCGCCGCCGTAAACTGGGGCCATGACGCTTTCCTCGCCCGCCCGCCGCCGCACCGTGACTGCCAACGTGGGCGGCGTTCTGATCGGCTCCCAGCACCCGGTGGTGGTGCAGAGCATGACCAACACCGACACTGCTAACGCCGAGGCGACGGCCATTCAGGTGGCCCAGCTCGCCCGTGCCGGGTCGGAACTGGTGCGTGTGACGGTCAACACCCGCGAGGCTGCGGCCGCCCTGCCGGAGATCGTCGCCCGCCTGGAGGAAGTCGGCCTGAGCGTGCCCATCGTGGGCGACTTTCACTACAACGGCCACATTCTGCTGCGTGAGTTTCCCGAAGCGGCCCGGCTGCTCGCCAAGTACCGCATCAACCCCGGCAATGTGGGCGCGGGCCAGCACCACGACGCCAACTTCGCCACCATGATTGAGGTCGCCAGGGAGTTCGGCAAGCCGGTGCGTATTGGGGTCAACTGGGGCAGCCTCGATCAGCAGGTGCTGGCCCGGCTGATGGACGCCAATGCCAGCAAGGGCAGCCCCAAGTCCGGCACCGACGTGATGATCGACGCGATGGTGGTATCGGCCCTGGAGAGTGCACGCTACGCTGAGGAGCTGGGCCTGGCCCACGACAAGATCCTGATCTCGGTGAAGGTATCGAGCGCCCCAGAACTCTGGCAGGTCTACCGCCAACTGGCCGCCGAGTGCGATTATCCGCTGCACCTGGGGCTGACCGAGGCGGGCATGGGCATGAAAGGTATGGTGGCGTCCAGCGTGGCCCTCGCGCCGCTGCTGCTGGAGGGCATCGGTGACACCATCCGTGTGAGCCTCACTCCCGAACCCGGAGCCTCGCGCAAGCTGGAAGTGGAAGTTGCCCAGCAGATCTTGCAGAGCCTGGGTATCCGGCAATTTTTGCCGCAGGTGACGAGCTGCCCCGGCTGCGGGCGCACCACCTCTATTTTCTTTCAGGAACTCGCCCAGAAGATTCAGGACTACATCCGCGACACCATGCCCGATTGGAAGGCCAAGTATCCCGGTGTGGAGGAGATGCAGGTGGCCGTCATGGGCTGCGTCGTCAACGGCCCAGGTGAGAGCAAGCACGCCAACATCGGCATCTCACTGCCCGGCACGGGTGAGGACCCCCGCGCCCCGGTGTACCAAGACGGCAAATTGCTCACCACCCTGCGTGGCCCCCGCATCGCCGAGGAGTTTCAGGAGCTGATGGAGAGGTACGTGGAGCGGCGCTACGGAGCTGGAGTAGAGGTGTGAACGATGCCCCGACCTGGGTCACCCCTCAACTCTCCCCGTTGCTATGGCCCGAAGTCATCGGTGTTTGCTCGAAGGTTTTGGCAAACGGGGATGTAACGATGCTGACCAGCATGCACGGCTGGACAGAATCGGCATTTGAGGATCACCCAGAGTTCGAGGCTTTGCAGTGGGTAGACATCCTGGTGATTCCAGCTCACTTGCCCGTTTTGCTGGAGCAGCGGCAAAAATTAGGCTTCACGTTGGGACGTTGGGCAAAGACGACTGGGTGTTGGAGGGGCAGACCGACGTGCTCCTCAAGTTGCTGTGCTGCCATGAATAATGACTTGCACTTGCAGACAACTGATCTGGTCCTGGCCACTCGACTTAAGACGGCCCTGGCTCAGCGGGGTGTTGTCTTGGGTGCCGTGCAAGTTGCTGCCCAGCCGCCGAGTACCATAAACGCATGAACACCTGGGGCACTGCCGCCTTCGACAACGACGCCGCCAAGATGTTTCTTCAGGAAGTGCTAGAAGACGGCGCGTTCGCCCTGCAAGAAGCCTTCGAGGTCGTTCTCGATCCTGACACCGATTTCGTGGCCCAGGAGGAAGGTGCGCGGGCTGTCGCCGCCGCTGAGGTTCTGGCTGCGCATCTTTCAGGTGACACTGGGACCATTTTCGATGCTGCCCTGCGCGACTGGCTCGGCCAACTGGAAGCGGGTGAGCTGGAGCCGATGCGTGAGCTGGCGAGTGAGGCGCTGGAGCGCGTGGCGGGTCCAAACTCGGATTTGCCAGAGTTCTGGGCCGAGACTGAGGACGGCGAAGTGTGGACGGGGAACATGGCGCGGCTGCGGGAAGTGCTGGAGTAGGGCGGCCTGTGTTGTGCAGCTTGGGAAAACACCGAAAAACGAGAAAGCGGCACAGGCCCCCGCCCACGCCGCCGCAAGTGACTTGAAAATTCAGGGTGCCACTATTTTTCCTGTCCCACTCACTTTCTTCTTGCTTCGGTAATCCTTGAAAATCACCCGGAGCGCCAGCAGCATGGCCGCGACCAGGCCGTAGATCAGCGGCTCGGTATGGTCTTTTTTGACGCCCCACCAGTAATGCACCACGCCCAGCGCCACGATGAAATACACCAGGCGGTGCAGCAGCGTCCAGCGTTCGAAGCCGAGTTTCTTGACCGAATTTTTGAAACTGGTCAGGGTCAGGGGGATGAGCAGCAGCCAGCACACGAAGCCCACTGTGATGAAGGGCCGCTTC
This portion of the Deinococcus rubellus genome encodes:
- a CDS encoding YlxR family protein produces the protein MPDLTPLPPLTRHVPERSCVACRKKRPQAQFVRLVRTASGWRVVGQAIKAGRGAYVCADTPGCWAEKKLRRAFGLQATSLCSELQERYELTPSFSISAAPS
- the infB gene encoding translation initiation factor IF-2 gives rise to the protein MSKVRIYTLAKDLNVDNHRMLAMLDDLGVQYKSISSTLEEDIVETIKGLVAEEQGQAAAGGTESGAEGTAQSQMQNAAPSAPVAVAERPAAGEETAAAPDAGLPHRAPVVTIMGHVDHGKTSLLDYIRKTKVAAKEAGGITQHVGAFEAQTSKGKIVFIDTPGHEAFTTIRARGANVADIAIIVVAADDSIMPQTREAVAHAQAAKIPLIVAINKIDLPQADVERVKTDLTQLNLVPEEYGGDTVVVPVSAKTGEGVEDLLEYISLTAELEDLRADPKGEFAGVIIESKVDKQAGVLATVMVQEGTLHVSDFLVVGENYGKIKAMTDTLGERIKEAGPSTPVQVLGFSDNPSSGDKVQSAKNEHQAREIIAVRVQKRRDDEEQGKRRKMTLEEMMGPLSEIRTVNLILRADTQGSLEALQGILARKESDDVKLNVMLSGIGAPTEGDVLLASTAEATILCFSVVPSGSVKKAADQKSVDLKSFRIIYELIDEVDRLIKGNVEPVFEEKYLGRAEVRMVISHPRSGNIAGSYITDGSFKRNAKAKVTRGKQVVFEGTVVGLKRFKDDVREVQTGYECGINLDWDEVAVGDIIEASEMVEVEQ
- a CDS encoding DUF4259 domain-containing protein produces the protein MNTWGTAAFDNDAAKMFLQEVLEDGAFALQEAFEVVLDPDTDFVAQEEGARAVAAAEVLAAHLSGDTGTIFDAALRDWLGQLEAGELEPMRELASEALERVAGPNSDLPEFWAETEDGEVWTGNMARLREVLE
- the nusA gene encoding transcription termination factor NusA, whose protein sequence is MTQPEVNFAEALRDVAAARNINELQLIEAFEQSLAQAYTRNVEPDKRIEVHLDPDSGDLEVLIVREVVEKVEDENLQISLADALELDPEVELGMEMEFPVDREQFSRIALQAAKQTLTQKMRETERNVVYNEYKDKEGQVINATVVRMDNKQNYFVELGSGEAIMPPREQIPGERLLNGNRVKVYLKEVRKTPKGPTILASRADERLLDYLLRQEIPEVANGIVEVKAIAREAGQRSKVAVYSTNSNVDPIGACIGHRGNRIQAVTGELGRERVDVILWDATPREFIRNALSPAKVGLIEISSDRGEATVTVTPDQLSLAIGKGGQNVRLAAKLTGFKIDLRETQAISDLDAAMQQAMQEGEAGRDVSSSQQAAFDALFRDSKSVATASPDDANLGE
- the ispG gene encoding flavodoxin-dependent (E)-4-hydroxy-3-methylbut-2-enyl-diphosphate synthase, coding for MTLSSPARRRTVTANVGGVLIGSQHPVVVQSMTNTDTANAEATAIQVAQLARAGSELVRVTVNTREAAAALPEIVARLEEVGLSVPIVGDFHYNGHILLREFPEAARLLAKYRINPGNVGAGQHHDANFATMIEVAREFGKPVRIGVNWGSLDQQVLARLMDANASKGSPKSGTDVMIDAMVVSALESARYAEELGLAHDKILISVKVSSAPELWQVYRQLAAECDYPLHLGLTEAGMGMKGMVASSVALAPLLLEGIGDTIRVSLTPEPGASRKLEVEVAQQILQSLGIRQFLPQVTSCPGCGRTTSIFFQELAQKIQDYIRDTMPDWKAKYPGVEEMQVAVMGCVVNGPGESKHANIGISLPGTGEDPRAPVYQDGKLLTTLRGPRIAEEFQELMERYVERRYGAGVEV
- the rimP gene encoding ribosome maturation factor RimP; the protein is MTTKTDNLTTIASRVLTPLGLEVLDVQLQNPGRHPTLLVRIDRLDEQPVAVEDLEAASRAFGAELDTLDPIKEEYRLELESPGSKRPLIRSRHYERMLGLLTRVRGEGHAFTAPIKAVDGEQVTFDVLGEDVTLTVGQFQGNLAEFPPEHR